TGCGTTCCGGAAATACCTTGCCGCAGGCGATGTAGTCGGTCATGAACAGCGGCTTCGCCCCTACGACCACGATGTCGTCGACAACCATGCCAACAAGATCTTGACCGATGGTGTCGTGCTTGTCGATCGCCTGAGCGATAGCAACTTTTGTGCCGACGCCGTCAGTCGATGTGGCGAGAAGCGGTGTGCGAAACTTTGTGAGATACGAGACGTCGAAGAGCCCTGCGAAGCCTCCGAACCCTCCCTGCACCTGTGGGCCGTGTGTGGCTGAGACAGCCGATTTCATGAGTTCGACGGCGAGGTCTCCCGCTGCGGTGTCGACTCCTGCTTCGCGATATGTCGCGGAACTGCTCACAGATTGTCCTCGTTATCGGCTGACGTGGCTGTTGGTGGCGCCTCAGCATCCGGCTCGCTGACGCGCACGTTAACCTTATCGACTCGCACCGTGTGTGTTTTCTTGCGGGCGCTCACGTCGAGAATCCAGGCAAGAATGCCGAAGATCGCGATGCCCACGGGAATGCAGATCAGCAGAAGAAAGCCGAAAACCGTGCCGGGCGAGAAATACACCTCGCCACGTGCTGCATCGATCTCGTCCGGCCCCCGTTGAAAGGCGAACGTCAGAACCATGGCGGCGATCAATCCGACGACAACGCCAATCAGAATGAATGTCTGGTACTTGGGTGCGCGTCGAACCGCCACCTCATGTGAGCTGGACGTCGCGGATGGCTCCGTCGCGGCAGGCTGATCTCGCGTCGCGCGATCAGGCGCTGGTGTGTCAGAAACGGGGCGCTCGGACTCCGCGCCCGGACTGGTGCTCATGTCTACCATTGTCGCGCATGAAGCTGTGTGCGTTTCACACTGCGCACATGCCACGAGACGACATCGTTAGCGACAACCACGCTTAGTCGCGCAACCTCAGAATGGGCAGCCGCCCCGTCAGGTCGGCCCGGCTTCCGGATGCTGTCACCGACGCCGTCTCGACAGCAACCGCCCACGCCAGCGTGCCCGTCGCCAGTGCCAGCCAGGTCTCGGCGTCAGTCTCGATGACGTTGGGAGGTGTGCCGCGCGTGTGCTTTGGTCCCTCAATGCACTGGATGGCACCAAACGGCGGAACCCGAAGCTCCACTGTGTTGCCGGGGAATCGCTCGGCAAGCAGCTGAAGTGTGAACCGCACTGCCGTCGCCACGTCGTCTCGCACGGCGGCTTCTCGCACGGCTCGGTCGACCGCAGGAATTCCAATGTCATCGGTGATGCGCGCACGAGCCATGCCCATAGGGTAGTACTCGTGAAGATTCTTGTGCTGGGGTCTGGCGCCCGGGAACACGCCATCATCCTGTCTCTTCTTGCTGAGACGGACGGTCACGACATCACGGCGGCACCTGGCAATGCTGGCATCGCACGTGATGTCACGTGCACGGCGTTCGAC
The Paramicrobacterium chengjingii DNA segment above includes these coding regions:
- a CDS encoding DUF1206 domain-containing protein, which gives rise to MSTSPGAESERPVSDTPAPDRATRDQPAATEPSATSSSHEVAVRRAPKYQTFILIGVVVGLIAAMVLTFAFQRGPDEIDAARGEVYFSPGTVFGFLLLICIPVGIAIFGILAWILDVSARKKTHTVRVDKVNVRVSEPDAEAPPTATSADNEDNL
- a CDS encoding sterol carrier family protein is translated as MARARITDDIGIPAVDRAVREAAVRDDVATAVRFTLQLLAERFPGNTVELRVPPFGAIQCIEGPKHTRGTPPNVIETDAETWLALATGTLAWAVAVETASVTASGSRADLTGRLPILRLRD